A single window of Flavobacterium aestivum DNA harbors:
- a CDS encoding ABC transporter permease, which produces MEKKETSSLVDIKKYLPHRAPMLMVDMILEMDDEKVETIFEIKPDNIFIENGFFIESGLIENMAQTCSSVVAKDYFIDEDKNDKTGVNVVGFISGIKTLKVHSLPQVGTVIYTKAVLLSKFITDSYSLCTMKCQTFREDEVLLEGEITLFIQENK; this is translated from the coding sequence GTGGAAAAAAAAGAAACTTCAAGTCTAGTTGATATCAAAAAGTATTTGCCTCACAGAGCGCCAATGCTTATGGTGGATATGATTTTAGAAATGGATGATGAAAAAGTCGAAACCATTTTTGAAATTAAACCGGATAATATTTTTATAGAGAATGGATTTTTTATCGAATCCGGACTGATAGAAAATATGGCACAAACGTGTTCCTCGGTAGTAGCCAAAGATTATTTTATTGACGAGGATAAGAATGATAAAACGGGTGTAAATGTAGTTGGTTTTATAAGTGGTATAAAAACGCTAAAAGTTCACTCTTTGCCGCAGGTAGGCACTGTTATTTATACAAAAGCGGTATTATTATCAAAGTTTATCACTGATTCCTATAGTTTGTGTACCATGAAGTGTCAAACATTTAGAGAAGATGAAGTGCTTTTAGAAGGTGAAATCACACTGTTTATTCAGGAAAATAAATAA
- a CDS encoding lipid A biosynthesis acyltransferase, with product MSQWDGKSKGTVLGYRIFVFLIKKAGIKTAYGLLYFVASYYFLFLKKSNQSIFYYFNKRLGYSYFKSKLHVFKSYFTFGQTIIDKIAISAGMRDRFTYEFDGVEILKGLLSDKKGGVLISAHIGNFEIAEYFFGEIDVEFQINLVTTDLEHSAIKNYLESISKKPTVQFIIIKEDLSHIFEINAALARNELVCFTGDRYFEGVKSLEEELLGKEARFPAGPFLIASRLKVPVVFVYVMKEPNLHYHLYTRRANVSHRDEKGLLKDYVLNLEAMLKKYPLQWFNYFDFWNQIKNQ from the coding sequence ATGAGTCAATGGGATGGTAAGTCTAAAGGAACTGTTTTAGGGTATAGAATTTTTGTTTTTTTAATAAAGAAAGCAGGAATCAAAACGGCTTACGGATTACTTTATTTTGTAGCATCCTATTATTTCCTTTTTCTAAAGAAAAGTAATCAATCGATTTTTTATTATTTCAATAAAAGGTTGGGTTATTCGTATTTTAAATCAAAACTTCACGTATTTAAAAGTTACTTTACCTTTGGTCAAACGATAATAGATAAAATAGCTATTTCTGCGGGAATGCGTGATCGATTTACGTATGAGTTTGATGGAGTAGAGATCTTGAAAGGACTTTTATCAGATAAAAAAGGGGGAGTTCTTATTAGTGCCCATATTGGGAATTTTGAAATTGCCGAATATTTTTTTGGGGAAATAGATGTTGAATTTCAGATCAATTTAGTTACTACAGATCTTGAGCATTCCGCTATAAAAAATTACCTGGAGAGCATTTCAAAAAAGCCCACGGTTCAGTTTATTATCATAAAAGAAGATTTGTCGCATATTTTCGAGATAAATGCAGCTTTGGCAAGAAACGAATTGGTTTGTTTTACCGGTGATAGATATTTTGAAGGAGTGAAATCTCTGGAAGAAGAATTATTAGGTAAAGAAGCTCGTTTTCCTGCTGGTCCCTTTTTGATAGCTTCACGATTAAAAGTACCAGTTGTTTTTGTTTATGTAATGAAAGAACCTAATTTGCATTACCATTTGTATACGCGAAGAGCAAATGTAAGCCATAGGGATGAAAAAGGATTGCTCAAAGACTATGTTCTAAATTTAGAAGCAATGCTAAAGAAATATCCTTTGCAATGGTTTAATTATTTTGATTTTTGGAATCAAATTAAAAATCAATAA
- a CDS encoding dialkylrecorsinol condensing enzyme DarA yields MKNVLVVYYSQSGQLESIARNIAKPLLNSDEINVLFHEIQLEKPFPFPWNNDAFFGAFPESFLQIPTALKPVSEEIMNTKFDLILLNYQVWYLTPSIPTNSFLKSPEAKQLLNNTPVVTINGSRNMWVMAQEKVKALLKQNNASLKGNIALVDRVGNLISVITIVEWMFSGVKKKYLGIFPLPGVSDKDINESTKFGEVILSSLQENDLDHLQQKLVDIDAVKVSSYLVTVDRTANKIFAKWSNLIINKGESRKTWTKVFKVYLLLAIWLISPIVYILHLLTYPLKVQKIRKELAYYKGVN; encoded by the coding sequence ATGAAAAACGTCCTTGTAGTCTATTATTCCCAATCAGGACAATTAGAATCTATTGCCAGAAATATTGCAAAACCACTTTTAAATTCGGATGAAATAAATGTATTATTTCATGAAATTCAACTCGAAAAGCCTTTTCCGTTTCCTTGGAACAATGACGCTTTTTTTGGAGCATTCCCAGAATCATTTTTGCAAATACCAACAGCATTGAAGCCTGTTTCTGAAGAAATAATGAATACCAAATTCGATTTGATTCTGTTAAATTATCAGGTTTGGTATCTAACGCCTTCTATTCCGACCAATTCATTTTTGAAAAGCCCTGAGGCAAAACAACTATTGAATAACACCCCAGTTGTAACCATAAATGGTTCCAGAAATATGTGGGTTATGGCACAGGAAAAAGTCAAGGCGCTATTGAAACAGAACAATGCATCCTTAAAAGGAAATATAGCCTTGGTGGATAGAGTAGGGAATCTGATAAGCGTTATTACAATAGTAGAATGGATGTTCTCTGGAGTGAAAAAGAAATATTTAGGAATTTTTCCTCTGCCGGGAGTTTCAGATAAAGATATTAATGAATCAACAAAATTTGGAGAAGTGATTCTGTCAAGTTTGCAGGAAAATGACCTAGATCATTTGCAGCAAAAATTAGTTGATATTGATGCGGTTAAAGTAAGTTCTTACTTAGTTACTGTTGATAGAACAGCCAATAAAATTTTTGCAAAATGGTCTAATCTGATTATCAACAAAGGGGAATCCAGAAAAACTTGGACAAAGGTTTTTAAAGTGTATTTGTTGTTGGCTATTTGGTTAATCTCACCAATAGTTTATATATTGCACCTTCTTACCTATCCGTTAAAGGTTCAAAAAATAAGGAAAGAATTAGCATATTATAAAGGAGTAAATTAA
- a CDS encoding beta-ketoacyl-ACP synthase III yields MFDVYITKAAKCLPNEAVSNDEMEDYLGLINETASKARRLILRNNKIVTRYYAIDKKGKSTHNNAELTNNAIQGLFDDRFTAQDIELLSCGTTTPDVLVPSHSSMVHGLLKNKSVELNSSSGVCCAGMNALKFGYLSIKSGNTQNAVCTGSEKLSTWMLSEKFENEVVNLKNLEEQPILAFKKDFLRWMLSDGAGAFLLENKPNGSISLKIEWMEAFSYAYELETCMYAGGDKLENGEIKPWNDYHPKEWLTESLFAFKQDVKLLDEFILVKGALSMSDALSKNNVSAEEIDFFLPHVSSHYFVEGLSKSLADKGMVIPMEKWFMNLAHVGNVGAASIYLALEELIGSGKLKKGNKILLSVPESGRFSYAYAYLTVC; encoded by the coding sequence ATGTTTGATGTATATATTACAAAAGCGGCTAAATGTTTGCCAAATGAAGCCGTTTCAAATGATGAAATGGAAGATTATTTAGGGCTAATCAATGAAACCGCATCCAAAGCAAGAAGATTAATATTAAGAAATAATAAAATTGTAACCCGTTATTATGCTATAGATAAAAAAGGGAAAAGCACACATAATAATGCCGAATTGACTAATAATGCGATTCAAGGATTATTTGATGACCGTTTTACAGCACAAGATATAGAGTTATTGTCTTGTGGTACAACTACACCAGATGTACTCGTGCCTTCACATTCATCAATGGTGCATGGATTGTTGAAAAACAAATCAGTAGAATTAAACTCTTCTTCAGGAGTTTGTTGTGCTGGTATGAATGCTTTAAAATTTGGCTACCTATCTATTAAATCAGGTAATACACAAAATGCTGTTTGTACAGGATCCGAAAAATTATCTACTTGGATGTTGTCTGAAAAATTCGAGAACGAAGTGGTTAATTTAAAAAATCTTGAAGAGCAACCTATTTTAGCTTTCAAAAAAGATTTCTTGCGTTGGATGTTGTCTGATGGAGCTGGAGCTTTTTTATTAGAAAATAAACCAAACGGTTCAATCTCTTTAAAGATTGAATGGATGGAAGCTTTTTCGTATGCATACGAGCTTGAAACCTGTATGTATGCAGGTGGTGATAAATTAGAAAATGGTGAAATCAAGCCTTGGAATGATTACCATCCAAAGGAATGGTTGACGGAATCATTATTTGCTTTCAAACAGGATGTAAAATTATTGGATGAGTTTATTTTGGTAAAAGGTGCACTAAGTATGAGTGATGCTTTGTCTAAAAATAATGTTTCAGCAGAGGAAATCGATTTCTTCCTGCCACACGTTTCTTCTCATTATTTTGTTGAAGGATTGAGTAAATCATTGGCAGATAAAGGTATGGTTATACCAATGGAAAAATGGTTTATGAATTTGGCACATGTTGGTAATGTAGGAGCGGCATCTATTTATTTAGCTTTAGAAGAATTAATAGGTTCAGGAAAACTAAAAAAAGGAAATAAAATACTTTTATCAGTTCCGGAAAGTGGTCGTTTTTCTTATGCGTATGCTTACTTAACGGTTTGCTAA